The DNA sequence CTTCGAGGTCGGTATGAAAAAGGGTTACGGCGTCAACTTGAGGAGAACCTTTTTCCAATAAATCCACGTAATTGAGGATGAATTTGGTCTTGCCCGGATAGCGGGCTACCAAATGTCCGTCCCTTGGAGTTCCTTCCTGAGCCATTTCTAACGGATCACATAGTGTAAGCGGTCGGTCATTAATGTAGATTTTGTACATTTGCTCGCAATTTTTGACTTATGAATAATCAAGATCGTATTGTAGCCCGGCATTTGTTGCAAATAAAGGCAATAAAGCTGAACCCGCAAAACCCGTTTACGTGGGCTAGTGGACGGCGTTCTCCTATTTACTGCGACAACCGAATTGTCTTGTCGTATCCACAGGTGAGGTCCTTCATTCAGGAAAGCTTAGTAGCCAAGGCTGCCGAGTTCCAGCCGTTTATTGGTGTTGCAGGTGTAGCTACTGCCGGGATTGCCCACGGTGCCCTTTTAGCGGATCGTTTGGGAGTGCCCTTTATTTATATCCGCAGCCAAGCTAAAGCGCATGGCCGTCAGAATCAAATTGAGGGCGAGTTACAAGCAGGAGGACGTTACCTTGTTATCGAAGATCTCATCTCGACCGGTGGCAGTAGTCTGCAAGCGGTTGAAGCACTTCGCGAAGCAGGTGGTGAAGTTGCTGGCGTAATGGCCTTGTTTACCTACGGTTTTCCAGAAGCAGCTAAAGCCTTTGATCGTGCTAATTGCCCATTGGGTACGCTTAGCCATTACCCCGCATTACTCGAAGAGGCAGTAGCCAGCGGTTATATTACTGCTGAAGAGCAGTCCTTACTCAAGACCTGGAGGGAAGACCCCGTGGCTTGGAGTAAACAGTTTGAGCATAAAGCCTAATAAAAGGTAAGGTTTTATGGAATGTGCTATTGCGCATAATAATTAATATTTTTCAGCCAAACCAACGAAAATATGGCAATCATCAATAAACAGTCGGAAGACTTTTTACGTCGCTATCTCAATAATGCTTCGCCTACCGGATTTGAAGCTCCAGGACAACAATTATGGTTGGAGTATATCAAACCTTATATTGATGATTATCAACTTGATAATTATGGCACTGTCTACGGTATTGTCAACCCAGGTCAGGATTTCCGGGTAGTGATTGAAGGGCATGCCGATGAAATCTCCTGGTTTGTACACTATATTACCGATGATGGCTTCCTTTATGTTGTTCGTAATGGTGGGTCTGATCATCTTATCGCACCCTCTAAGCGAGTAAATATTCACACCAAGAAAGGTCTGGTTCGTGGTGTTTTTGGCTGGCCAGCTATCCATACTCGCCACGGAAAAGAAGCTACCTTGGTACCAAAAATAGAGAATATCTTTATTGACATTGGCGCCAAAAACAAGGAAGAAGTTCTGGAAATGGGCGTAACGGTAGGTTGTGTGATCACCTACGATGATGAGATGGAAATGCTCAATGGATCCTATTACGTTGGGCGTGCCTTGGATAACCGGATGGGAGGTTTCTGTATTGCCGAAGTAGCTCGTTTGCTTAAGAAAAACAATGTAAAGCTGCCCTTCTCTCTCTATATCGTCAATTCTGTACAAGAGGAAGTTGGCTTACGGGGAGCAGAGATGATTACGCAAACGATCAAGCCGCACGTGGCTATCGTCACGGATGTCACACATGATACTCATACGCCGCTGATTGATAAGAAAAAACACGGAGATGTTAAATCTGGCCGTGGACCATCCTTGACTTATGCACCAGCAGTACATAATAAGTTGCTGGATTTGATTATTGAAGCCGCCGAAGAAAATAATATTTCTATTCAGCGAGAAGCTGCTTCGCGGAGAACGGGCACCGATACTGATGCTTTCGCCTACAGCAATGGCGGCGTTCCCTCGGCACTCATTTCACTGCCCTTGCGTTATATGCACACAACGGTAGAAATGGCTCACAAAGATGATGTCGAAGGTGTTATCCAACTTATTTATCAAAGTTTACTAAAGATCGAAGCGGGACAGTCTTTCAAATACTTCTAAGCCGATATGCTTCGCTCCCTGGTTAATCTGCTGCTATATGGCCACTTTTGGATAGCTGCTGCTGCATTAGCAATGACTATCCAAAGCCATTTGCTGCTGGAAGGGAGCTGGCATTGGTCAAACCTTGATGCTTTCATCGCTAGTGGTACGCTCACCATTTATGCGCTACATCGGATGGTAGCCCTACGTCTAGTTGGAGGAGATCAAACAGAAGGAAGGTTCAAGGTCATGCAGGCTTTTCGTTGGCATATTATTGCTTATGCCGTTATTGCAGCAGCATTTGCAGCTTACTTTTTCTGGCAATTACCGCTGCTATTGAAGCTGAGCTTATTGGTTCCAAATCTCATCGCTTTAGGTTATGTTTTACCCCTCCTGAATGGTCGGCGATTAAGAGATTTGCCCTACCTCAAAATCTTTCTTATTGCTTTGTCTTGGGCCTGGATAACGGTCGTCGCTCCTGCACAATCGGTGGGGTTATCCATCAATAGTCCAATAATCTTGATGGCCTTAGAGAGGGCCTGCTTCATTTTTGCTATTACTATTCCTTTTGACATCAGAGATTTAGCTCAAGATGAGAAAGCAGCAGTAAGCACGCTACCCGGAGCACTGGGTATTTTACGTGCAAAAAGAATTGCCTTGGTTTCGTTGGTGCTAATGATGATTTTTGTAAGCGGAAATTATTGGCTGGGCCAGTATTCGACAGGAATTTTGTTCGCGTTATTTTTATCAGCCTTAAGTAGCGCTTACCTTATCTGGAAAGCGACTCCTGAAAAACATGATTACTATTTCACTGGCTTGTTGGATGGGACGATGATTATCCAATTTGGTTTAATTTGGTGGTGTATTTGATTGGAAATTTGATTGAAAGTGGGTGGAAGATTTGCAAAAACGGATACAAATGGATATATTTGGATAATGAAAAGACTGCTAAAGTTAGACTATCTCACCCGTGCCTCTGTCAATAAGGTCATCAATGACATTGACAGTTACAACCGTTCTTGGAAAGTACAAGCGCACCTGGATTCCGAGCAATTGCGGGAGTTGCGCCAGTTGGCTACCGTTCAAAGTGTAGGGTCTTCCAACCGTATAGAAGGTAATAAAATGAGCGATGAGGAGATCGGAAAACTCATTGAGCACCTTCAGATCCAGGAGCTAGAAAGTCGTGACCAGCAGGAGGTAGCTGGTTATTACACAACGCTAGAGATCATTCAGGAGCAATGTCGTGACTTTACTTTATCGGAGACTTTAATTAAAGCCTTTCATAATGAATTGCTGCGCTACAGTACCAAGGATACGCACCACCGTGGGCATTACAAAAAAGTATCCAATCAAGTCGTTGCAACTACAAAAGATGGCCAGCAAAAGGTAATTTTTCAAACAACTGATCCTGCGCTTACTCCCAGTGCAATGGAGAGTGCTGTCAATTGGTACCTTTCTACAGAAGAGATGAAAGAACATCCTTTGGTCAGGATCGGTACTTTCATTTACGAGTTTCTTACCATTCATCCTTTTCAGGACGGGAATGGCCGCTTAAGTAGGTTGTTGACAACTTTGCTATTGCTTCAGTCAGGCTACGAATTTGTGCTTTATGCCAGTTTGGAGCAGGTAATAGAGGAAGATAAAGCCGGGTATTACAAGGCTTTAATGGCTGCTCAGCGCCATCGAGGTACGGAGGAGGAAGAAATAGGTAGATGGCTGTACTTTTTTCTCAATGCCATTCGAAGTATCACAGAGCGTTTGTCCAGTGATGAACAATTATTGTTATCGGAGCCAGAGGTACTTTACCTCAATCCCAGACAAAGAAGAGTGCTGGATTTTATCCGTAAGGATGGAGCATTAGCTGTACGTGAGATAGACGCACTCCTGCCTAAAGTGAGTCGCAATACCGTTAAATACGACTTAAAGCGGCTAACAGCGTCAGGCCTTCTAGTGAAAAGAGGGCAGGGGAGAGGTACTGTCTACGAGGCAAGCTAAAGGAGGTTTGGTGGTAAATCCGCCAAACTTACTTTTTCTCTGGAAGTACTTCTAAAATACGGATCTCTACCCTGCGGTTGGCGGCTTGTTCTATCTCGCTGGTTGCTTTTGGATAAACCATCTCGTGGTTGCCATAGCCTTTGTAGCTGAGTTGCTCGGAAGGAATATTGTTTTCAATGAGATAATCGTACACCATTTTGGCACGACGAACAGACAAATCCCATTCAGGGGTTTCTTGTGTTACGGGTGGTCGATTCGGGTAATTGACGTGGCCTGCTATTTCTACCTTGAGATGCGTGTTTATTTGCATGAAGCGCAAAATTTTAGGTAGCTCTGGTTGGGAGCCCGGCAGTAAAATAGCTTCATTACCGACGTAGAATAAATTTTTGATGGTCGCTACCTCTCCCTCCGTTGCAGGTGCAAGTTCAAAATTGAGGTCCTGTTTCGTGGTAGGACTTATCTTTATCATCTTGGTATCAAGAAAAAAGCCTTTGGCGTAAACGTCAATCCCAACAACGGAGTCGATAGGTAAATCAACGGTAAATCGCCCCTCGTTATCCGTTACTAAGGTATCAGCCAAGGTGCGATTGTGTAGCCTGACTTTTGCATTTGGAATGGGTTGTTGGTCATTGGGATTGTTGACTTGTCCCAAAAATTGCCGGTAAGGGATTGCTCGATAGAGGTCAATCGTTACCCTGCGGTTGCGGCTACGATCCAGATCGGTATCATTGCTGGCAATAGGTGTTCGTTCCCCGAAAGTTTTGATGACCAGTGCTTCCTCGGGCCATCCTTTAGCCAAGAGGACTTTGCGTGCTTCATCAGCCCGTTTTTTAGCCAAAGCTTCATTGTATTCCAATGAGCCAATGGCATCGGTGTGCCCGGTAAGGTAAATGAGGTCATTCACCTTGCCCATAGCAGGAAAATTGGAGAGGGTTTGTTGAGCGACCTCGTCAAGATTTGCCTTACCACTGTCAAAATAGAGGGTGTCAGAAAAATTTAACTGTAAAGAGTCAAACACTCCGGGTAACTGCGCTGTTAAACGGAGGCTAAGTAGAAAAAAAACAAGGGTTAAAAGTCTCATGCCAGAAAAAGTAATAATGGGGAAATAGGAAATAGCTAGTGAATAGCCTTTCGGGGTTTCTAAGCGATATACCTCTAACGGAGCATTGTACTTATTTACTATAATGGGATGCGAATTTTTACCGAAATAAGAAGAAACGAGATATTAAAATAACTTATCTTTGCGGGATGAAGCATATTCGTAATTTTTGTGTGATTGCCCATATTGACCACGGCAAAAGTACTTTGTCTGATCGCCTATTGCAAACAACCAATACGGTTTCAGATCGGGACATGAAGGAGCAGACCCTGGATGATATGGATTTGGAGAGGGAGCGAGGTATTACGATCAAAAGCCACGCTGTGCAGATGAACTATACGCACAGCGATGGTGTGGAATATGTTTTTAACCTTATCGACACTCCAGGGCACGTAGATTTTAGCTACGAAGTATCACGCTCTATTGCAGCCTGTGAGGGAGCACTTCTCATTGTGGATGCCACGCAAGGAATTCAGGCTCAAACGATTTCCAATCTTTTTCTGGCTTTGGAGCATGATCTGGAGATTATTCCAGTCTTGAATAAGATCGATATGGTGAGTGCCATGGTTGAAAAAGTTTCCGACCAGGTGATTGATCTTATTGGTGGAAGCAAGGAAGATATTTTGTTAGCGAGTGGCAAGACGGGGCAGGGGGTTCCTGAGATATTGGCGGCAATTGTCGATCGTATTCCTGCCCCTAAAGGCGATCCAGAAGCACCACTTCAGGCCTTGGTTTTTGATTCTATTTTCAATCCTTTTCGTGGAGTTATTGCCAATATTAGGTTATTGAATGGCACCCTGCGCAAAGGAGATAAAGTGAAGTTTATAGCTACTGAAGCAGAATACAATGCCGACGAAATTGGTGTTTTGAAAATGGACTACCAACCAGAGAAGGTACTTTCTGCTGGTAATGTAGGTTACATCATTACAGGGATCAAGCAATCGCGCGAGATCAAAGTAGGTGATACCCTAACTTTGACGGAGAATCCAGGAGAAATGATTCACGGTTTCGAGGAAGTCAAGCCGATGGTCTTTGCCGGGATATTCCCACTGGACAATGACGATTTTGAGGACTTGAGAGATAGTCTCGAAAAACTGCAGCTCAACGACGCGAGTTTGGTGTTTGAGCCAGAATCTTCTGTTGCACTGGGTTTTGGTTTTCGTTGTGGATTTTTGGGAATGCTTCACTTGGATATCATCCAGGAGCGTTTGTCGCGGGAGTTCAATCAAGATGTCATTACGACTATCCCTAACGTAAGTTATTATGCTTACACTAAGCGGGATCCAGGTGAGCGAATCTTGGTGCGAAACCCTACAGAATTACCTGATCCTACTCGATTAGATAGGGTAGAAGAGCCTTATATCTCTGCACAAATTATTACCGACACGGAATACATTGGTGGCATTATGAATCTCTGTATAGAAAAGCGGGGAATGCTCACCAAGCAACATTACCTTTCTCCGGAGCGGGTAGAGATGAACTTTGAACTGCCTCTTGCAGAAATCGTTTTCGATTTTTATGATCGCTTGAAAAGTATCTCAAGAGGCTACGCATCCTTTGATTACCAGCCACTTGATTACCGTGAGTCGGATTTGGTAAAGATGGATATCAAACTCAATGGAGAAAATGTTGATGCTTTATCAGCGTTGGTTCACCGCACTAAGGCGGAATCATTTGGTCGTAAAATCTGTAAAAAACTTAAAGATTTACTTCCTCGTCAACAGTTTATGATTGCCGTACAGGCTGCCATTGGTGCCAAAATTATTGCGCGGGAGTCGTTGTCAGCATTACGCAAAGATGTAACAGCAAAGTGTTACGGAGGTGATATCACCCGTAAGCGAAAGCTTTTAGAGAAACAGAAGAAAGGTAAAAAGAAAATGCGTCAATTTGGTAAGATCGAAGTTCCGCAAAGAGCTTTCCTTGATGTACTCAAACTAGACTAAAATAAAGTTTGTATAAAACAGAAAGGGGAAAATGCACTGGCATTTTCCCCTTTTCTATTTTTGGTATGTTTCAGGCCGACTTGCAAAAAAATGCTGTTTCGGCTGCTCTCAAATTTGGTTAGTACATACTTCGACTACGCGTTTGCGTGGCATAAGAAGCTAACACCAACCCTCCACCTAGAAAAAAGGCTGCAGAAATAATGTAAAGGACGATCATAATTGTACGTTTTCTCAAGTAAAAAAATAATTAAAACGCACATGTTCAAAACGGGACATAAAGCACACTAAGCTGAACAAGCAGCTTGTAAAAACAATCTTTAATAACTAGGGATGAGTATTAGAAAGTCAAAAAAAGCTGAACAATCTAATGAGTTGCTAACTAAAAGGTATTAGGATAAGTAGTACAATGGCTAAATTAATTAAAATTTATA is a window from the Lewinella sp. LCG006 genome containing:
- the pyrE gene encoding orotate phosphoribosyltransferase, yielding MNNQDRIVARHLLQIKAIKLNPQNPFTWASGRRSPIYCDNRIVLSYPQVRSFIQESLVAKAAEFQPFIGVAGVATAGIAHGALLADRLGVPFIYIRSQAKAHGRQNQIEGELQAGGRYLVIEDLISTGGSSLQAVEALREAGGEVAGVMALFTYGFPEAAKAFDRANCPLGTLSHYPALLEEAVASGYITAEEQSLLKTWREDPVAWSKQFEHKA
- a CDS encoding M42 family metallopeptidase, with product MAIINKQSEDFLRRYLNNASPTGFEAPGQQLWLEYIKPYIDDYQLDNYGTVYGIVNPGQDFRVVIEGHADEISWFVHYITDDGFLYVVRNGGSDHLIAPSKRVNIHTKKGLVRGVFGWPAIHTRHGKEATLVPKIENIFIDIGAKNKEEVLEMGVTVGCVITYDDEMEMLNGSYYVGRALDNRMGGFCIAEVARLLKKNNVKLPFSLYIVNSVQEEVGLRGAEMITQTIKPHVAIVTDVTHDTHTPLIDKKKHGDVKSGRGPSLTYAPAVHNKLLDLIIEAAEENNISIQREAASRRTGTDTDAFAYSNGGVPSALISLPLRYMHTTVEMAHKDDVEGVIQLIYQSLLKIEAGQSFKYF
- a CDS encoding UbiA family prenyltransferase codes for the protein MLRSLVNLLLYGHFWIAAAALAMTIQSHLLLEGSWHWSNLDAFIASGTLTIYALHRMVALRLVGGDQTEGRFKVMQAFRWHIIAYAVIAAAFAAYFFWQLPLLLKLSLLVPNLIALGYVLPLLNGRRLRDLPYLKIFLIALSWAWITVVAPAQSVGLSINSPIILMALERACFIFAITIPFDIRDLAQDEKAAVSTLPGALGILRAKRIALVSLVLMMIFVSGNYWLGQYSTGILFALFLSALSSAYLIWKATPEKHDYYFTGLLDGTMIIQFGLIWWCI
- a CDS encoding Fic family protein, producing the protein MKRLLKLDYLTRASVNKVINDIDSYNRSWKVQAHLDSEQLRELRQLATVQSVGSSNRIEGNKMSDEEIGKLIEHLQIQELESRDQQEVAGYYTTLEIIQEQCRDFTLSETLIKAFHNELLRYSTKDTHHRGHYKKVSNQVVATTKDGQQKVIFQTTDPALTPSAMESAVNWYLSTEEMKEHPLVRIGTFIYEFLTIHPFQDGNGRLSRLLTTLLLLQSGYEFVLYASLEQVIEEDKAGYYKALMAAQRHRGTEEEEIGRWLYFFLNAIRSITERLSSDEQLLLSEPEVLYLNPRQRRVLDFIRKDGALAVREIDALLPKVSRNTVKYDLKRLTASGLLVKRGQGRGTVYEAS
- a CDS encoding OmpA family protein yields the protein MRLLTLVFFLLSLRLTAQLPGVFDSLQLNFSDTLYFDSGKANLDEVAQQTLSNFPAMGKVNDLIYLTGHTDAIGSLEYNEALAKKRADEARKVLLAKGWPEEALVIKTFGERTPIASNDTDLDRSRNRRVTIDLYRAIPYRQFLGQVNNPNDQQPIPNAKVRLHNRTLADTLVTDNEGRFTVDLPIDSVVGIDVYAKGFFLDTKMIKISPTTKQDLNFELAPATEGEVATIKNLFYVGNEAILLPGSQPELPKILRFMQINTHLKVEIAGHVNYPNRPPVTQETPEWDLSVRRAKMVYDYLIENNIPSEQLSYKGYGNHEMVYPKATSEIEQAANRRVEIRILEVLPEKK
- the lepA gene encoding translation elongation factor 4; this encodes MKHIRNFCVIAHIDHGKSTLSDRLLQTTNTVSDRDMKEQTLDDMDLERERGITIKSHAVQMNYTHSDGVEYVFNLIDTPGHVDFSYEVSRSIAACEGALLIVDATQGIQAQTISNLFLALEHDLEIIPVLNKIDMVSAMVEKVSDQVIDLIGGSKEDILLASGKTGQGVPEILAAIVDRIPAPKGDPEAPLQALVFDSIFNPFRGVIANIRLLNGTLRKGDKVKFIATEAEYNADEIGVLKMDYQPEKVLSAGNVGYIITGIKQSREIKVGDTLTLTENPGEMIHGFEEVKPMVFAGIFPLDNDDFEDLRDSLEKLQLNDASLVFEPESSVALGFGFRCGFLGMLHLDIIQERLSREFNQDVITTIPNVSYYAYTKRDPGERILVRNPTELPDPTRLDRVEEPYISAQIITDTEYIGGIMNLCIEKRGMLTKQHYLSPERVEMNFELPLAEIVFDFYDRLKSISRGYASFDYQPLDYRESDLVKMDIKLNGENVDALSALVHRTKAESFGRKICKKLKDLLPRQQFMIAVQAAIGAKIIARESLSALRKDVTAKCYGGDITRKRKLLEKQKKGKKKMRQFGKIEVPQRAFLDVLKLD